In Streptomyces sp. NBC_00433, a single genomic region encodes these proteins:
- a CDS encoding phosphatidylglycerol lysyltransferase domain-containing protein, translating to MSADRQSAPRRHRWPVRSAAVPKIIGSATAVIGLLDVVSAVFPAFRNGRMHHMAAVFPGTVSSLAAATSVVTGILLLMLAHALKRGKQRAWWAAVALLPVGAATQLIYRHSLFGVGVSLALLTVLLLHREEFTALSDPRTRWAALLNFVGLSAVAFALGLVITSAHPASERGSPGVLDRCEHVLLGLFGVEGPVNYTSDRVDDVVGYSLGGLGLLIAISTVYLALRPALPVAELSEADEDRLRALLARHGARDSLGHFALRRDKSVVFSASGKAAVCYRVVSGVALAGGDPIGDVEAWPGAIERFTELARAHAWLPAVVGCSETGGEVWTRETGLDALELGDEAIVNAADFTLEGRAMRNVRQMVKRIERSGYVCRVRRVRDLTEGEKQKVRLAADAWRGTDTERGFSMALGRFGEDLDGDCVVVTAHKDREPGAPHPELGDLRAVLHFVPWGADGMSLELMRRDRSADPGLNELLIVAALQQAPSLGVVRVSLNFAMFRSALARGERIGAGPVLRGWRGLLVFLSRWFQIESLYKFNAKFQPDWVPRFLVFPNSRDLPRIGFAIMQAEGFVTLSLPLPAAVQRFLPGRADRRPHRHRTGYAAAPDSAAALSGDSGKRSAVA from the coding sequence ATGTCCGCTGACCGGCAGTCGGCCCCGCGCCGGCACCGCTGGCCGGTGCGGTCCGCCGCCGTGCCGAAGATCATCGGCAGCGCCACGGCGGTGATCGGCCTGCTCGACGTGGTGTCGGCGGTCTTCCCCGCCTTCCGCAACGGGCGGATGCACCACATGGCCGCGGTCTTCCCCGGCACCGTCAGCTCGCTGGCCGCCGCGACCTCCGTGGTCACCGGCATCCTGCTGCTGATGCTGGCCCACGCGCTCAAAAGGGGGAAGCAGCGGGCCTGGTGGGCCGCCGTGGCCCTGCTGCCGGTCGGCGCGGCCACGCAGCTGATCTACCGCCACTCCCTCTTCGGCGTCGGCGTGTCGCTGGCGCTGCTGACCGTACTGCTGCTGCACCGCGAGGAATTCACCGCGCTGTCCGACCCGCGCACCCGCTGGGCGGCGCTGCTGAACTTCGTCGGGCTGAGCGCCGTCGCCTTCGCCCTCGGCCTGGTCATCACCAGCGCCCACCCCGCCTCCGAGCGCGGCAGTCCGGGCGTCCTCGACCGCTGCGAGCATGTGCTGCTCGGCCTGTTCGGCGTCGAGGGGCCCGTCAACTACACCAGCGACCGGGTCGACGACGTGGTCGGCTACTCCCTCGGCGGCCTCGGCCTGCTCATCGCCATCTCCACCGTCTACCTGGCGCTGCGCCCCGCCCTGCCGGTCGCCGAGCTGAGCGAGGCCGACGAGGACCGGCTGCGCGCCCTGCTGGCCCGGCACGGCGCGCGCGACTCGCTCGGCCACTTCGCCCTGCGCCGCGACAAGTCCGTGGTCTTCTCCGCCAGCGGCAAGGCCGCGGTCTGCTACCGGGTGGTCTCCGGCGTGGCGCTGGCCGGCGGCGACCCGATCGGCGACGTCGAGGCGTGGCCGGGCGCCATCGAGCGGTTCACGGAGCTGGCCCGCGCGCACGCCTGGCTGCCCGCGGTCGTCGGGTGCAGCGAGACCGGCGGCGAGGTGTGGACCAGGGAGACCGGCCTGGACGCGCTGGAGCTGGGCGACGAGGCCATCGTCAATGCCGCGGACTTCACCCTGGAAGGCCGTGCCATGCGCAATGTGCGGCAGATGGTCAAGCGCATCGAGCGGTCCGGCTACGTATGCCGGGTCCGCAGGGTGCGGGACCTGACCGAGGGGGAGAAGCAGAAGGTGCGCTTGGCCGCCGACGCCTGGCGCGGCACCGACACCGAGCGCGGCTTCTCGATGGCGCTCGGCCGCTTCGGCGAGGACCTGGACGGCGACTGCGTCGTCGTCACCGCCCACAAGGACCGCGAGCCCGGCGCCCCGCACCCGGAACTGGGCGACCTGCGGGCCGTCCTGCACTTCGTGCCGTGGGGCGCCGACGGCATGTCGCTGGAGCTGATGCGGCGTGACCGGAGCGCCGACCCCGGGCTCAACGAGCTGCTGATCGTCGCCGCCCTCCAGCAGGCGCCCTCGCTCGGCGTGGTCCGCGTGTCGCTGAACTTCGCGATGTTCCGCTCCGCCCTGGCCCGCGGCGAGCGGATCGGCGCGGGACCGGTGCTGCGCGGCTGGCGCGGGCTGCTGGTCTTCCTGTCCCGCTGGTTCCAGATCGAGTCGCTGTACAAGTTCAACGCGAAATTCCAGCCCGACTGGGTGCCGCGCTTCCTGGTCTTCCCCAACTCCCGCGACCTGCCCAGGATCGGCTTCGCGATCATGCAGGCGGAAGGCTTCGTGACCCTGTCGCTGCCGCTGCCCGCCGCCGTCCAGCGCTTCCTGCCCGGCCGCGCCGACCGGCGCCCGCACCGGCACCGCACGGGTTACGCCGCCGCGCCCGACAGCGCCGCGGCCTTGTCGGGGGACTCGGGCAAGCGGAGTGCGGTCGCCTGA
- a CDS encoding zinc-dependent metalloprotease — translation MTAFGGSEMVDWNLAVATAQRLTRPGPEVSRDEARAIVAELRGHALDSEAHVRGFTRMYADGDDAPHGTPVLIVDRAGWVKANVAGFREVLKPLLVKMAARRPGGAGGVMLGTVGGKVTGVEVGMLLSFLSSRVLGQYETFAPPSRELPAGPVKPGPGESRAGRLLLVAPNIVQVERELDVDPHDFRLWVCLHEETHRTQFSAVPWLRDHIEGEIQSFLGETDLDASTVIERVRQAVQSFTGTKETAEEAGEAADTPDDDGRSLVDLVQTPTQREILARLTGVMSLLEGHADYVMDGVGPEVVPSVAEIREKFGRRRASGAGRLDQALRRMLGLDAKLKQYRDGERFVRAVVDEVGMDGFNKVWTSPNTLPTKAEIGKPAEWVARVHRRTEG, via the coding sequence ATGACGGCATTCGGTGGAAGCGAGATGGTCGACTGGAACCTCGCCGTGGCGACAGCCCAGAGGCTGACCCGGCCGGGGCCAGAAGTGAGCCGGGACGAGGCCAGGGCGATCGTGGCCGAGCTGCGCGGGCACGCGCTGGACTCGGAGGCGCATGTGCGGGGCTTCACCCGGATGTACGCGGACGGCGACGATGCCCCGCACGGCACACCCGTGCTGATCGTGGACCGGGCGGGCTGGGTCAAGGCGAATGTGGCCGGCTTCCGCGAGGTCCTCAAGCCGCTGCTGGTCAAGATGGCGGCGCGCAGGCCCGGCGGCGCCGGCGGGGTGATGCTCGGCACGGTCGGCGGCAAGGTCACCGGTGTGGAGGTCGGGATGCTGCTGAGCTTCCTGTCCTCCCGGGTACTCGGGCAGTACGAGACGTTCGCGCCGCCCAGCCGCGAGCTGCCGGCGGGACCGGTCAAGCCGGGGCCCGGCGAGTCGCGGGCCGGCCGGCTGCTGCTGGTGGCGCCCAACATCGTGCAGGTCGAGCGGGAGCTCGACGTGGACCCGCACGACTTCCGGCTGTGGGTGTGCCTGCACGAGGAGACGCACCGCACGCAGTTCTCCGCGGTGCCGTGGCTGCGCGACCACATCGAGGGCGAGATCCAGTCGTTTCTCGGCGAGACCGACCTGGACGCGTCGACGGTGATCGAGCGGGTCAGGCAGGCCGTGCAGTCCTTCACCGGGACGAAGGAGACCGCGGAAGAGGCCGGGGAGGCCGCCGACACGCCGGACGACGACGGGCGCAGCCTGGTCGACCTGGTCCAGACGCCCACCCAGCGGGAGATCCTGGCCCGGCTGACCGGTGTGATGTCGCTGTTGGAGGGCCACGCCGACTACGTGATGGACGGCGTGGGGCCCGAGGTCGTGCCGAGCGTCGCGGAGATCCGGGAGAAGTTCGGCCGCCGCCGCGCCAGCGGTGCCGGGCGGCTCGACCAGGCGCTGCGCCGGATGCTGGGCCTGGACGCGAAGCTCAAGCAGTACCGCGACGGCGAGCGGTTCGTACGGGCCGTGGTCGACGAGGTCGGCATGGACGGCTTCAACAAGGTGTGGACGTCGCCGAACACGCTGCCCACCAAGGCGGAGATCGGCAAACCGGCCGAGTGGGTCGCGCGAGTGCACCGGCGCACCGAGGGCTGA
- a CDS encoding alpha/beta hydrolase-fold protein codes for MGLTSKKVLLAAALLALALFAATVWMWPRLARRGPLPVLGRIGTLLATQLALIATLGLAANYSFGFYASWADLFGRDTAPGVVVDHAAGSPPGAGALRVLGTVHVDAAGGTVPRIGGQIQKIAVAGGVSGITATAYVYLPPEYFRQPTRRFPAALVLTGYPGTAEALFRKLRYPAIAAAQVREGAARPMVLVMMRPTVAPPRDTECTDVPGGPQTETFFATDLRKSLAARYRLGAGPAAWGVIGDSTGGYCALKLALRDPGAYRAAVGLSADYGAPGDATTGDLYGGDTARRRGDDLMWRLGHLPHPAVSLLVTSSRRGERNYRATLRFVALAGGPTRISSIILPSGGHNFTTWSREIPPSLTWLSAHLSP; via the coding sequence ATGGGTCTCACGAGTAAGAAGGTGCTGCTGGCCGCCGCTCTGCTCGCGCTGGCGCTCTTCGCCGCCACCGTGTGGATGTGGCCGCGGCTGGCCCGGCGCGGCCCGCTGCCGGTGCTGGGCCGGATCGGCACGCTGCTCGCCACCCAGCTGGCGCTGATCGCCACGCTGGGCCTGGCGGCGAACTACTCCTTCGGCTTCTACGCCTCCTGGGCCGACCTCTTCGGCCGCGACACCGCGCCCGGCGTCGTGGTGGACCACGCGGCGGGGAGCCCGCCGGGCGCCGGGGCGCTGCGGGTGCTCGGCACGGTCCACGTCGACGCGGCGGGCGGCACGGTGCCGCGGATCGGCGGCCAGATCCAGAAGATCGCCGTCGCCGGCGGCGTGTCGGGCATCACGGCGACGGCGTACGTCTACCTGCCGCCCGAATACTTCCGGCAGCCGACGCGCCGCTTCCCCGCCGCCCTGGTCCTCACCGGCTACCCGGGCACGGCGGAGGCGCTGTTCAGGAAGCTCCGATACCCGGCGATCGCGGCCGCCCAGGTGCGGGAGGGCGCCGCCCGGCCGATGGTGCTGGTCATGATGCGGCCCACGGTGGCGCCGCCGCGCGACACGGAGTGCACGGATGTGCCGGGCGGGCCGCAGACCGAGACCTTCTTCGCCACCGACCTGCGGAAGTCACTGGCGGCCCGCTACCGCCTCGGCGCGGGCCCGGCGGCCTGGGGCGTCATCGGCGACTCCACGGGCGGCTACTGCGCCCTCAAGCTCGCGCTGCGCGATCCTGGCGCGTACCGCGCCGCGGTGGGGTTGTCGGCGGACTACGGCGCACCGGGGGACGCCACGACCGGCGATCTCTACGGCGGCGATACGGCTCGCCGCCGTGGGGATGACCTGATGTGGCGGCTGGGCCACCTTCCGCACCCGGCGGTGAGCCTGCTGGTCACCAGCAGCCGGCGCGGCGAGCGCAACTATCGGGCGACGCTGCGCTTCGTCGCCCTGGCGGGCGGGCCGACCCGGATCTCGTCGATCATCCTGCCCAGCGGGGGCCACAACTTCACTACGTGGTCCCGCGAGATCCCCCCTTCCCTGACCTGGCTCAGCGCCCACCTCTCGCCCTGA
- the folE gene encoding GTP cyclohydrolase I FolE, with product MTDPVTLDGEGRISEFDEKRAAAAVRELLLAVGEDPDREGLRETPDRVARAYREIFSGLWQEPEDVLTTTFDLGHDEMVLVKDIEVMSSCEHHLVPFVGVAHVGYIPSASGKITGLSKLARLVDVYARRPQVQERLTTQIAEALMRILEPRGVIVVVECEHMCMTMRGVRKPGAKTITSAVRGQMRDPATRSEAMSLIIAR from the coding sequence ATGACCGACCCCGTGACACTCGACGGCGAGGGCCGGATCTCCGAGTTCGACGAGAAGCGCGCCGCGGCCGCGGTACGCGAGCTGCTGCTCGCCGTCGGCGAGGACCCCGACCGCGAGGGCCTGCGGGAGACCCCGGACCGGGTGGCCCGCGCCTACCGGGAGATCTTCTCCGGCCTGTGGCAGGAGCCGGAGGACGTGCTGACCACGACCTTCGACCTCGGGCACGACGAGATGGTGCTGGTCAAGGACATCGAGGTGATGTCCTCCTGCGAGCACCACCTGGTGCCCTTCGTCGGCGTCGCCCACGTCGGCTACATCCCCTCCGCCAGCGGCAAGATCACCGGCCTGTCGAAGCTGGCCCGGCTGGTCGACGTCTACGCCCGCCGCCCCCAGGTGCAGGAACGTCTCACCACCCAGATCGCCGAGGCCCTGATGCGGATACTGGAGCCGCGCGGGGTGATCGTGGTCGTGGAGTGCGAGCACATGTGCATGACGATGCGAGGCGTTCGGAAGCCCGGGGCCAAGACGATCACCTCTGCGGTTCGGGGACAGATGCGTGATCCGGCCACGCGGTCCGAGGCGATGAGCTTGATCATCGCCCGCTAG
- the folB gene encoding dihydroneopterin aldolase — MDRVALHGLKVHGNHGVFQHERENGQVFVIDLVMGLDTVPAAAGDDLDRTVHYGVVAEEVAAVVSGEPVDLIETLAQRIADTCLGHEAVREVEVTVHKPDAPITVPFDDVTVTITRRRP, encoded by the coding sequence GTGGACCGAGTCGCGCTGCACGGCCTGAAGGTGCACGGAAACCACGGGGTCTTCCAGCACGAGCGGGAGAACGGCCAGGTCTTCGTGATCGACCTGGTGATGGGCCTGGACACCGTTCCCGCGGCGGCCGGTGACGACCTCGACAGGACCGTGCACTACGGTGTGGTCGCCGAGGAGGTCGCGGCCGTCGTCAGCGGCGAGCCCGTCGACCTGATCGAGACCCTTGCCCAGCGCATCGCCGACACCTGCCTGGGGCACGAGGCGGTGCGGGAGGTCGAGGTGACCGTGCACAAGCCCGACGCTCCCATCACCGTGCCCTTCGACGACGTGACCGTGACCATCACCCGGAGGCGCCCGTGA
- a CDS encoding nuclear transport factor 2 family protein — translation MTPRTAEARAVERANQAFYDAVENSDLDALEAVVLDGPLAESVAVVHPGWPVLRGRREVMRSFALIMANTDYIQFFLTDVEVGVDGDAAVVTCTENILTGGPAEDDGTAGSLVGGLVVATNVFRRTADGWQLWVHHGSPVLAEEDDETEEAEHEE, via the coding sequence ATGACGCCGAGGACGGCGGAAGCCCGCGCGGTCGAGCGGGCCAACCAGGCCTTCTACGACGCCGTGGAGAATTCCGACCTCGACGCGCTGGAGGCGGTCGTCCTCGACGGCCCGCTCGCCGAGTCCGTCGCCGTGGTCCACCCCGGCTGGCCGGTGCTGCGCGGCCGCCGCGAGGTGATGCGCTCCTTCGCGCTGATCATGGCCAACACCGACTACATCCAGTTCTTCCTCACCGACGTCGAGGTCGGCGTCGACGGCGACGCGGCCGTGGTCACCTGCACCGAGAACATCCTCACCGGCGGCCCCGCCGAGGACGACGGCACCGCGGGCTCCCTGGTCGGCGGACTGGTGGTGGCCACCAACGTCTTCCGCCGCACCGCCGACGGCTGGCAGCTGTGGGTGCACCACGGCTCGCCGGTGCTGGCCGAGGAGGACGACGAGACCGAAGAAGCAGAACACGAGGAGTGA
- the hpt gene encoding hypoxanthine phosphoribosyltransferase, whose translation MGTDLEKVLISKAEIDAKLVELAAEIDRDYAGKDLLIVGVLKGAVMVMADLARALSSEVTMDWMAVSSYGAGTKSSGVVRILKDLDTDIAGRDVLVVEDIIDSGLTLSWLISNLGSRGPASLEVCTLLRKPEAAKVEIDVKYTGFDIPNEFVVGYGLDYAEKYRNLPFVGTLAPHVYGG comes from the coding sequence ATGGGCACCGACCTGGAGAAAGTGCTCATCTCCAAGGCAGAGATCGACGCCAAGCTGGTGGAGCTGGCCGCGGAGATCGACCGGGACTACGCGGGCAAGGACCTGCTGATCGTGGGCGTGCTCAAGGGCGCGGTCATGGTGATGGCGGACCTGGCCCGTGCCCTGTCGAGCGAGGTCACCATGGACTGGATGGCGGTGTCCTCCTACGGGGCGGGCACCAAGTCCTCCGGTGTGGTGCGCATCCTCAAGGACCTGGACACCGACATCGCCGGCCGGGACGTGCTGGTCGTCGAGGACATCATCGACTCGGGTCTGACGCTGTCCTGGCTGATCAGCAACCTGGGCTCGCGCGGCCCCGCCTCCCTGGAGGTCTGCACACTGCTGCGCAAGCCCGAAGCGGCCAAGGTCGAGATCGACGTGAAGTACACCGGCTTCGACATTCCCAACGAATTCGTCGTCGGATACGGCCTGGACTATGCCGAGAAGTACCGGAATCTGCCCTTCGTCGGCACGCTCGCCCCGCACGTCTACGGCGGCTGA
- the tilS gene encoding tRNA lysidine(34) synthetase TilS: MGPHPTVAAIRLAVRRVLHDVLSSSADPHPVVLAACSGGADSMALAAALAFEGPRLGVRSGAVTVDHGLQDGSALRAQEVAGRLRALGLDPVDAVGVTVGRQGGPEAAARDARYAALDAAADRLGAAAVLLGHTRDDQAETVLLGLARGSGIRSLSGMAAVSGAGGRYRRPFLLLDRDTVRQGCLAQGITVWEDPHNHDPAYTRSRVRHEALPVLEKSLGKGVVEALARTAQLSRDDADALDQWAADAQADAAGDDGSLDVRRLATLPAAVRRRVLRRTAIAAGSPPGFLFARHIEEVDRLVTGWHGQKALNLPGGVAVLRANGRLVFSPS, translated from the coding sequence ATGGGACCCCACCCCACGGTCGCGGCGATACGCCTGGCGGTCCGCCGCGTCCTGCACGACGTCCTCAGCTCGTCCGCCGACCCGCACCCCGTGGTGCTCGCCGCGTGCAGCGGCGGCGCCGACTCCATGGCGCTGGCCGCCGCCCTCGCCTTCGAAGGGCCGCGGCTGGGCGTGCGGTCCGGCGCGGTCACCGTCGACCACGGCCTGCAGGACGGCTCCGCCCTGCGCGCGCAGGAGGTGGCCGGCCGGCTGCGCGCCCTGGGCCTGGACCCGGTGGACGCGGTCGGCGTGACCGTCGGCCGCCAGGGCGGACCCGAGGCCGCGGCCCGCGACGCCCGCTACGCGGCACTCGACGCCGCCGCCGACCGGCTCGGCGCGGCGGCCGTCCTGCTCGGCCACACCCGCGATGACCAGGCAGAAACGGTGCTGCTCGGGCTCGCCCGCGGCTCCGGTATCCGGTCGCTGTCCGGCATGGCCGCGGTCTCCGGGGCGGGCGGCCGCTACCGGCGGCCCTTCCTGCTGCTGGACCGCGACACCGTACGGCAGGGCTGCCTGGCCCAGGGCATCACCGTGTGGGAGGACCCGCACAACCACGACCCGGCCTACACCCGCTCCCGGGTCAGGCACGAGGCGCTGCCGGTGCTGGAGAAGTCCCTCGGCAAGGGCGTCGTCGAGGCGCTGGCCCGGACCGCGCAGCTGTCCAGGGACGACGCCGACGCGCTCGACCAGTGGGCGGCCGACGCCCAGGCCGACGCGGCGGGCGACGACGGCAGCCTGGACGTACGCCGGCTTGCCACGCTGCCCGCCGCGGTGCGCCGCCGGGTGCTGCGCAGGACGGCCATCGCCGCGGGCTCACCGCCGGGCTTCCTCTTCGCCCGGCACATCGAGGAGGTGGACCGCCTGGTCACCGGCTGGCACGGGCAGAAGGCGCTCAACCTGCCGGGCGGCGTCGCCGTGCTGCGGGCCAATGGCAGACTGGTGTTCTCGCCGTCGTAG
- the ftsH gene encoding ATP-dependent zinc metalloprotease FtsH — protein sequence MDVKRYFRGPVMWIVLVVLAVIVLMQVVGSGGGFKTVDTGAVLHAIDTNQAKSAELTTGDDNSIKVQLKDGVKIEGSSKVRASYIGDQGAAIAEDLQRIVDGQVKGVQLPDKYTVSQSKQNAFLGILLSLLPFVLIVVVFLFLMNQMQGGGSRVMQFGKSKAKLITKDTPKTTFSDVAGCDEAVEELQEIKEFLQEPAKFQAVGAKIPKGVLLYGRPGTGKTLLARAVAGEAGVPFYSISGSDFVEMFVGVGASRVRDLFEQAKANAPAIVFVDEIDAVGRHRGAGLGGGHDEREQTLNQLLVEMDGFDVKGGVILIAATNRPDILDPALLRPGRFDRQIAVDPPDLQGRLEILTVHQKGKPIAPDVDLMAVARRTPGFTGADLSNVLNEAALLTARGDKKLIDNGTLDEAIDRVVAGPQKRTRIMSDKEKKITAYHEGGHALVAAASPNSDPVHKVTILSRGRALGYTMVLPDEDKYSTTRNEMLDQLAYMMGGRAAEELVFHDPTTGASNDIEKATTTARAMVTQYGMTERLGAIKFGSSDSEPFLGREMGHQRDYSEEVAGLVDEEVKKLIETAHNEAWEILVENRDVLDNLVLALLERETLNKEEIAEVFAPIVKRPPRPAWTGSARRTPSTRPPVLSPKELALTNGQQANGNGPAAISTTKPPVEPVDLPEDGSDS from the coding sequence ATGGACGTGAAGCGCTATTTCCGTGGGCCAGTGATGTGGATCGTGCTGGTTGTCCTCGCTGTGATCGTGTTGATGCAGGTCGTCGGCTCAGGCGGCGGCTTCAAGACGGTGGACACCGGCGCGGTTCTGCATGCGATCGACACCAACCAGGCCAAATCAGCCGAGCTGACCACCGGGGACGACAACTCCATCAAGGTGCAGCTCAAAGACGGCGTGAAGATCGAGGGCAGCTCCAAGGTCAGGGCCAGCTACATCGGCGACCAGGGCGCCGCGATCGCCGAGGACCTGCAGCGGATCGTGGACGGACAGGTCAAGGGAGTCCAGCTCCCCGACAAGTACACCGTCTCGCAGTCCAAGCAGAACGCCTTCCTCGGCATCCTGCTCTCGCTGCTGCCGTTCGTCCTGATCGTGGTCGTCTTCCTCTTCCTGATGAACCAGATGCAGGGCGGCGGTTCGCGCGTCATGCAGTTCGGGAAGTCCAAGGCCAAGCTGATCACCAAGGACACCCCCAAGACGACGTTCTCCGACGTCGCCGGCTGCGACGAGGCGGTGGAGGAGCTCCAGGAGATCAAGGAGTTCCTGCAGGAGCCCGCCAAGTTCCAGGCCGTCGGCGCCAAGATCCCCAAGGGCGTGCTGCTCTACGGCCGCCCTGGCACGGGCAAGACCCTGCTCGCGCGGGCCGTCGCCGGTGAGGCGGGCGTGCCCTTCTACTCGATCTCCGGTTCCGACTTCGTGGAGATGTTCGTCGGTGTCGGCGCCAGCCGGGTCCGCGACCTCTTCGAGCAGGCCAAGGCCAACGCGCCGGCGATCGTCTTCGTCGACGAGATCGACGCCGTCGGCCGGCACCGCGGCGCGGGCCTCGGCGGCGGGCACGACGAGCGCGAGCAGACCCTCAACCAGCTGCTGGTCGAGATGGACGGCTTCGACGTGAAGGGCGGCGTGATCCTCATCGCCGCCACCAACCGGCCCGACATCCTCGACCCGGCGCTGCTGCGGCCGGGCCGTTTCGACCGGCAGATCGCGGTCGACCCGCCGGACCTGCAGGGCCGTCTGGAGATCCTCACGGTCCACCAGAAGGGCAAGCCGATCGCGCCGGACGTCGACCTGATGGCCGTCGCCCGCCGCACCCCCGGCTTCACCGGCGCCGACCTGAGCAACGTGCTGAACGAAGCGGCGCTGCTCACCGCCCGCGGCGACAAGAAGCTGATCGACAACGGCACGCTGGACGAGGCCATCGACCGCGTCGTGGCCGGGCCGCAGAAGCGCACCCGCATCATGTCGGACAAGGAGAAGAAGATCACCGCGTACCACGAGGGCGGACACGCCCTGGTCGCGGCGGCCTCGCCGAACTCCGACCCGGTGCACAAGGTGACGATCCTGTCCCGCGGCCGCGCCCTGGGCTACACGATGGTGCTGCCCGACGAGGACAAGTACTCGACCACGCGCAACGAGATGCTCGACCAGCTCGCCTACATGATGGGCGGCCGGGCGGCGGAGGAACTGGTCTTCCACGACCCGACCACCGGCGCGTCCAACGACATCGAGAAGGCCACCACCACGGCCCGCGCGATGGTCACGCAGTACGGCATGACCGAGCGCCTCGGTGCGATCAAGTTCGGCTCCAGCGACTCGGAGCCCTTCCTCGGCCGTGAGATGGGTCACCAGCGCGACTACTCGGAAGAGGTCGCCGGGCTGGTGGACGAGGAAGTCAAGAAGCTGATCGAGACGGCGCACAACGAGGCCTGGGAGATCCTGGTCGAGAACCGCGACGTCCTGGACAACCTCGTGCTGGCCCTGCTGGAGCGGGAGACGCTGAACAAGGAGGAGATCGCCGAGGTCTTCGCCCCGATCGTGAAGCGTCCGCCGCGTCCGGCCTGGACGGGCTCGGCCCGGCGTACGCCGTCGACCCGGCCTCCGGTGCTCTCGCCGAAGGAGCTGGCGCTCACCAACGGCCAGCAGGCCAACGGCAACGGCCCGGCGGCGATCTCCACGACCAAGCCGCCGGTGGAGCCGGTCGACCTGCCCGAGGACGGGTCCGACAGCTGA
- the folP gene encoding dihydropteroate synthase: MSTQQGPAGPVGLPQWDRCAVMGVVNVTPDSFSDGGRWFDPEVAVKHGLDLVAQGADLVDVGGESTRPGAARVDEAEELRRVLPVVRELAAAGVLVSVDTMRAAVAEQAVAAGARLVNDVSGGQADPAMIPAVAAAGVPFVVMHWRGQSIDMNNRAVYDDVLAEVVGELRTSLDRAVAGGIDPDRVVLDPGLGFAKEARHDLVLLAHLRALRALGRPLLVAASRKRFLGRVLAGAAGDPPPARERDAATAAVTAIAAREGAWAVRVHEVHASADAVRVARAIETAAQEHPAGEGA, encoded by the coding sequence ATGAGTACCCAGCAGGGTCCGGCCGGACCCGTCGGACTGCCGCAGTGGGACCGCTGCGCGGTCATGGGCGTGGTGAATGTCACGCCGGACTCGTTCTCCGACGGCGGGCGGTGGTTCGATCCTGAAGTCGCCGTCAAGCACGGCCTCGACCTCGTCGCCCAGGGCGCCGACCTGGTCGACGTCGGCGGCGAGTCCACCCGGCCGGGGGCCGCCAGGGTCGACGAGGCCGAGGAGCTGCGCCGGGTGCTGCCCGTGGTCCGCGAACTGGCCGCGGCCGGCGTGCTGGTCAGCGTCGACACGATGCGGGCGGCCGTCGCCGAGCAGGCCGTCGCCGCCGGCGCCCGGCTCGTCAACGACGTCAGCGGCGGCCAGGCCGACCCGGCGATGATCCCGGCCGTCGCCGCGGCCGGCGTGCCCTTCGTGGTGATGCACTGGCGCGGCCAGAGCATCGACATGAACAACCGCGCGGTCTACGACGACGTGCTCGCCGAGGTCGTCGGCGAGCTGCGTACCAGCCTGGACCGGGCGGTCGCCGGCGGCATCGACCCGGACCGCGTCGTCCTCGACCCGGGCCTGGGCTTCGCCAAGGAGGCCCGCCACGACCTGGTCCTGCTCGCCCACCTGCGGGCCCTGCGCGCGCTCGGCCGCCCGCTGCTGGTCGCCGCGTCCCGCAAGCGCTTCCTCGGCCGGGTCCTGGCCGGCGCCGCCGGCGACCCGCCGCCGGCCCGCGAGAGGGACGCGGCCACCGCCGCCGTGACCGCGATCGCCGCCCGCGAGGGCGCCTGGGCGGTCCGGGTGCACGAGGTGCACGCCAGCGCCGACGCCGTCCGGGTCGCGCGCGCCATCGAGACGGCCGCGCAGGAGCACCCGGCGGGTGAGGGCGCATGA